The nucleotide sequence TGTCGGCACCGCGACGACGCTGTCGACGCGGTTCGAGCCGCTGCTCGACGTCTGCAGACGTATCGCGCTGGCCGGCGGGATCGGGTTCCGCACCCAGCAGACCGCTGGGCAGATCCTGTTCGACTGCTACCAGCCCCGCGACCTCACCGCCACCGCGCGGTTCAGTCAGGGTCTGGGCAACCTGAGATCGCTTCAGTTCAAACGGTCCGCGCCGACCGTCACGCACGCACTGATCGCAGGCACCGAGCCGGACATCGGCACCACCGGGCGCACCTACGTACAGGTGGCCGACACCTCGGCGGCCGCCATGTGGTGGCGCGTCGAGCGGTACGTCGACGGCTCGGCACAGACCGACGGCAACGGCGAGCTCACGCAGGCCGGGACCGAGGAGACCGCGGGCGGCGCCGCGCCGGTCGAGCTGGCAACGGTCACCGTGGACACCCCCGATCTCAAGGCCGGCCGTGACTTCGATCTCGGCGACAAGGTCACCGTGGCGCTGCCCTTCGGGGTCGAGGTCGCCGACCTGGTGCGCTCGATCCGCCTGCAGGCCACTCCCGAGGCCGGTGAGTACGTGACGACCCTGGTCGGCTCACCGGACGCCACGACCGATCCGGCGATGGTCAAGGCCATACGCACGCTGAGCCGACGACTCGGCCGGCTCGAATCCCGATAGCGAAGGAGGTGCACGCGTGGCTCAGGACTCGTGGCCGTCACCGGCTCACAACGCCCGCGCGATCACTGACACCGAGTACGAGAAGATCGCCGCGAGGTTCTCGGGCGACGGGGTGTACGGCACTCCCGACGACACCCCCGTCGTGACCGCGGGCGCCGGGCTCACGGTGGACGTGCGGGCAGGGGTGTACGC is from Streptomyces seoulensis and encodes:
- a CDS encoding siphovirus ReqiPepy6 Gp37-like family protein; this translates as MAVHLLITDENLAVQGDPLDGWTNLDATKRHNEPGSGSVDLPARPDIMAQLQPGNRLVVIRDGAVWMAGPMEIPTDYTWSVTEEPHGKVTVSFADDLATVAGYITWPAPASAWTAQPANTYRTLNTNAETIIRALVGENCGPGALVERRIPRLALGAPAGVGTATTLSTRFEPLLDVCRRIALAGGIGFRTQQTAGQILFDCYQPRDLTATARFSQGLGNLRSLQFKRSAPTVTHALIAGTEPDIGTTGRTYVQVADTSAAAMWWRVERYVDGSAQTDGNGELTQAGTEETAGGAAPVELATVTVDTPDLKAGRDFDLGDKVTVALPFGVEVADLVRSIRLQATPEAGEYVTTLVGSPDATTDPAMVKAIRTLSRRLGRLESR